A genome region from Bacillaceae bacterium IKA-2 includes the following:
- a CDS encoding GntR family transcriptional regulator yields MSVTFDNSKPIYLQLIDYFFQKICNGSLKPGEKLPSVRETAVDVGVNPNTVQRTYAEMERRGVVESRRGQGSFVTENEYLLKQLRTDISEQYVTNFIQYMKNNGFSNAEILEQVEVTLENSK; encoded by the coding sequence GTGAGCGTAACTTTTGATAATTCTAAACCAATTTATTTACAGCTCATAGACTATTTTTTTCAAAAAATATGTAATGGCTCTTTAAAACCAGGGGAAAAATTACCCTCTGTAAGAGAAACAGCAGTAGATGTAGGAGTTAATCCAAACACGGTTCAAAGGACATATGCTGAAATGGAACGTCGTGGAGTTGTCGAATCAAGACGGGGGCAAGGTTCCTTTGTTACAGAAAATGAATATTTATTAAAACAGCTTCGGACAGATATTTCAGAACAATATGTGACGAATTTTATCCAATACATGAAAAATAATGGTTTTAGTAATGCAGAAATACTAGAGCAAGTAGAAGTAACGCTTGAAAACTCAAAATAG
- a CDS encoding chemotaxis protein, which yields MATEQKGILLESGTNEVEVIVFTIGEGVFGINVMKVREIINPVPVTKMPNGHPSVEGIIRLRDEIIPVVDLANVIGFSPSENPVQDKLIVAELNKMKVAFHVHTVTRIHRISWEQIEKPTKLSQGLEGSTIGVIKMEDMMILLLDYEKIVVEISPESGINVGQLKSMGPRERSSKKILVAEDSPMLRKLLEETLSESGYNNLHFFEDGKQAWDHLEELGDNEKSFSELPHLIITDIEMPKMDGHNLTKRIKEHKVLNDIPVIIFSSLITGDLFHKGERVGADAQVSKPEIVNLVETIDKFLV from the coding sequence ATGGCTACTGAACAAAAAGGGATTTTATTAGAAAGTGGTACAAATGAAGTTGAAGTTATTGTTTTTACTATAGGTGAAGGAGTTTTTGGGATTAATGTCATGAAAGTACGGGAAATTATTAATCCAGTCCCAGTTACGAAAATGCCAAATGGTCATCCAAGTGTTGAGGGGATTATTAGATTACGTGACGAAATCATCCCAGTTGTAGATTTAGCAAACGTTATTGGTTTCTCTCCTTCTGAGAACCCAGTGCAAGATAAGCTAATTGTTGCTGAGCTAAATAAAATGAAGGTTGCTTTTCATGTTCATACTGTAACTCGAATTCACAGAATTTCTTGGGAGCAAATTGAAAAGCCAACGAAACTTTCTCAAGGTTTAGAAGGTTCGACTATTGGTGTAATAAAAATGGAAGATATGATGATTCTACTTTTAGATTATGAGAAAATTGTTGTTGAAATCAGTCCTGAATCAGGTATTAATGTAGGGCAATTAAAATCTATGGGCCCAAGGGAACGTTCGAGTAAAAAAATTCTAGTTGCTGAAGACTCACCAATGTTACGTAAGTTGTTAGAAGAAACTTTATCTGAATCCGGATATAATAATTTACATTTTTTTGAAGATGGTAAACAAGCTTGGGATCACTTAGAAGAACTAGGAGATAATGAAAAATCATTTTCTGAGTTACCTCATTTAATTATTACCGATATCGAGATGCCGAAAATGGATGGGCACAATTTAACAAAGCGAATTAAAGAGCATAAAGTACTAAATGATATTCCAGTTATCATCTTTAGTTCATTAATAACAGGAGATCTTTTTCATAAAGGGGAACGAGTTGGAGCTGATGCTCAAGTTAGTAAACCTGAAATTGTTAACTTAGTTGAAACAATAGATAAATTTTTAGTGTAG
- the hcp gene encoding hydroxylamine reductase has translation MSMFCYQCQETAKNQGCTIQGVCGKTEDVANLQDLLIYLTKGLSQVQGLATANGLENIEVAVVVKDNLFTTITNANFDRDVIVKKISKTIALRESIKAKLEANGVNLSNLHDSAVWETTDVEVMEMKSSTIGILTIEDEDVRSLKELITYGLKGLAAYGEHAQNLNYFDAELEAFMQNTMATLLEEVSVDDLIALTLKTGEYGVKGMALLDQANTQSYGHPEMTEVNIGVNNRPGILISGHDLKDMERLLEQSKDSGVDIYTHSEMLPAHYYPKFKNYEHFVGNYGNAWWKQDKEFASFNGPILMTTNCIVPVKDTYKDRIFTTGSTGYPGVTHIESNEMGEKDFNEIIELALTCQPPTEIEKGTIIGGFAHNQVIQLADKVVDAVKSGAIKQFFVMAGCDGRMKSRDYYTDFAQALPQDTIILTAGCAKYRYNKLELGDIGGIPRVLDAGQCNDSYSLVVVAMKLKEVFELNDINELPISYNIAWYEQKAVIVLLALLHLGVKNIKLGPTLPAFLSPNVANVLVNNFGLNGINTVEEDIAEMLQLELAK, from the coding sequence ATGAGTATGTTTTGTTATCAATGTCAAGAAACAGCAAAGAATCAAGGATGCACGATACAAGGTGTTTGTGGCAAGACTGAAGATGTCGCAAACCTACAAGATTTACTAATTTATCTTACAAAAGGTCTTTCACAAGTACAAGGATTGGCAACGGCTAATGGTCTCGAAAATATCGAAGTAGCCGTTGTTGTTAAAGATAATTTATTTACTACAATTACAAATGCGAACTTTGATAGAGACGTAATTGTAAAGAAAATAAGCAAAACGATTGCTTTAAGAGAATCAATCAAGGCGAAACTTGAGGCAAATGGTGTTAATTTATCGAACCTTCATGATTCAGCTGTTTGGGAAACTACTGATGTCGAAGTGATGGAGATGAAATCTTCAACAATAGGAATATTAACGATTGAAGATGAAGATGTACGTTCTTTAAAGGAACTGATCACATATGGTTTGAAAGGACTTGCCGCTTATGGCGAGCACGCTCAAAATCTGAACTACTTTGATGCCGAACTTGAAGCTTTTATGCAAAATACAATGGCAACTTTATTAGAAGAAGTATCAGTCGATGATCTCATCGCACTTACTTTAAAAACAGGTGAGTATGGAGTTAAAGGAATGGCGTTATTAGATCAAGCAAATACTCAATCATATGGACATCCTGAAATGACAGAAGTTAATATTGGCGTTAATAATCGTCCAGGAATCCTAATCAGTGGTCATGATTTAAAAGATATGGAACGATTATTAGAACAATCAAAAGATTCAGGTGTTGATATTTATACGCATAGTGAAATGCTACCCGCACATTATTACCCTAAATTTAAAAATTATGAACACTTTGTAGGAAACTACGGGAATGCATGGTGGAAACAAGATAAAGAGTTTGCTTCATTCAACGGCCCGATATTAATGACTACAAACTGTATTGTCCCCGTCAAGGATACGTACAAAGATAGAATATTTACAACAGGTTCAACAGGATACCCTGGAGTAACTCATATAGAATCAAATGAAATGGGTGAAAAAGACTTTAATGAAATTATTGAACTTGCTTTAACATGTCAACCACCTACTGAGATTGAAAAAGGAACAATTATCGGTGGATTTGCTCATAATCAAGTAATTCAATTAGCAGATAAAGTTGTTGATGCTGTTAAATCAGGAGCTATTAAACAGTTCTTCGTAATGGCCGGTTGTGACGGTCGAATGAAATCTAGAGATTACTATACTGATTTCGCTCAAGCGCTTCCTCAAGATACAATTATTTTGACAGCTGGTTGTGCTAAATACAGATATAATAAATTAGAATTGGGCGACATCGGTGGTATTCCAAGAGTTCTTGATGCAGGTCAGTGTAATGACTCTTATTCACTTGTTGTTGTAGCAATGAAACTCAAAGAAGTGTTTGAGTTAAATGATATTAATGAATTACCTATTTCGTACAATATCGCATGGTATGAGCAAAAAGCTGTCATTGTACTTCTTGCACTTTTACACCTCGGTGTCAAAAACATTAAATTAGGTCCAACACTTCCAGCGTTCCTATCGCCTAATGTTGCAAACGTACTTGTAAATAATTTCGGCCTCAATGGTATTAATACTGTTGAAGAAGATATTGCTGAAATGCTTCAATTAGAATTAGCTAAATAA
- the yhfH gene encoding protein YhfH, producing MSLISVIEFFRNLPPKQCTKCGDEIDEMHESYTNHCEKCEIKELN from the coding sequence ATGTCATTAATATCTGTAATAGAATTTTTTAGAAATTTACCGCCGAAGCAGTGTACTAAGTGTGGAGATGAAATTGATGAAATGCATGAAAGTTACACTAACCATTGTGAAAAATGTGAAATTAAAGAACTAAATTAG
- a CDS encoding divergent PAP2 family protein encodes MKGVITALIAIVLAQLLKVPIKRVQTGDIDLKQTLASGGMPSSHSAGVTALATYVGLKLGSRTLDFAIAFIFGIIVMYDAQGVRKHAGETAIKVNELEKRLDQLSGDNNDASHNRKTMRLKENIGHQLAEVVGGAVLGFFVGLIGYLTRRKNKYIFFI; translated from the coding sequence GTGAAAGGTGTTATAACAGCTCTTATTGCTATTGTTTTGGCACAATTATTAAAAGTCCCAATAAAAAGAGTTCAGACAGGGGATATCGACTTAAAGCAAACTTTAGCCTCTGGAGGTATGCCAAGCTCTCATTCTGCAGGTGTAACAGCTTTAGCAACGTACGTTGGATTAAAATTAGGTTCACGTACTCTTGATTTCGCGATTGCGTTTATTTTTGGAATAATTGTTATGTATGATGCTCAAGGAGTTAGAAAGCATGCTGGTGAAACAGCAATTAAAGTCAATGAGTTGGAAAAACGTTTAGATCAACTAAGTGGTGACAATAACGATGCATCACATAACCGAAAAACAATGCGGTTGAAAGAAAATATTGGTCACCAACTAGCAGAAGTAGTCGGTGGTGCTGTTTTAGGATTTTTCGTTGGATTAATAGGATACCTAACACGAAGAAAGAATAAATATATTTTTTTCATATAA
- the ilvA gene encoding threonine ammonia-lyase IlvA — MTSKVKIEDIMIAHHSLKDVVIHTPLQYNHILSERYQCNVFLKREDLQIVRSFKIRGAYYLIHSLAKEGLNTGVVCASAGNHAQGVAYACKHLKIFGKIFMPKTTSRQKVTQVKRFGAEFVEVVLIGDTFDDAYSEAIEYCTSNKKTFIHPFDDRRIIAGQGTIGMEIMEDMDGPIDYLLMSIGGGGLTSGVGTYVKGVSPMTKIIGVEPEGAPAMKTSLEKNEVVILDKINKFVDGAAVKKVGELPFLICQSLIDDIVLVPEGKVCTTILELYNENAIVAEPAGALPISALEFYQEEIKGKNIVCVISGGNNDIGRMQEIKARSLIYEGLQHHFIITFPQRAGALREFLDEVLGPDDDIIRFEYTKKNNKDNGPALVGIELKRSEDFEDLLTRMKTHDIEYIEVNKDKNLFNLLV; from the coding sequence ATGACTAGTAAAGTAAAAATTGAAGATATCATGATTGCACATCATAGCTTAAAAGACGTTGTTATACATACGCCATTACAATATAACCATATCTTATCTGAACGGTATCAATGTAATGTATTTTTAAAAAGAGAAGATTTACAAATCGTGCGCTCATTTAAAATTCGTGGAGCGTATTATTTAATTCACAGTTTAGCAAAAGAAGGGCTTAATACCGGGGTTGTTTGTGCAAGTGCGGGAAATCATGCCCAAGGAGTCGCGTATGCCTGTAAACATTTAAAAATATTTGGTAAAATTTTTATGCCCAAGACGACATCGAGACAGAAGGTAACTCAAGTGAAACGCTTCGGTGCCGAGTTTGTCGAAGTTGTATTAATTGGCGATACTTTTGATGATGCGTATAGTGAGGCGATAGAGTATTGCACAAGTAATAAGAAAACGTTTATTCATCCCTTTGATGATCGGCGAATTATTGCTGGTCAAGGAACGATAGGCATGGAAATTATGGAAGATATGGATGGCCCTATTGATTATTTGTTAATGTCGATTGGCGGTGGTGGACTTACATCAGGTGTTGGTACTTATGTTAAAGGAGTAAGCCCGATGACAAAAATCATTGGTGTTGAACCAGAAGGTGCTCCGGCAATGAAGACATCTTTGGAAAAAAATGAAGTTGTAATTTTAGATAAAATTAATAAATTTGTTGATGGTGCTGCAGTTAAAAAAGTTGGTGAGTTGCCATTTTTAATTTGTCAATCGTTAATCGATGATATCGTTCTTGTTCCAGAAGGAAAAGTATGTACAACGATTTTAGAGCTTTACAATGAAAATGCGATTGTTGCAGAGCCAGCGGGTGCTTTACCAATATCGGCGCTGGAATTTTATCAAGAAGAGATTAAAGGAAAAAATATTGTTTGTGTCATTAGTGGTGGAAACAATGACATTGGACGAATGCAAGAAATAAAAGCACGCTCACTTATCTATGAAGGACTGCAACATCACTTTATTATCACTTTTCCACAGCGTGCTGGTGCGTTACGAGAATTTTTAGATGAAGTATTGGGTCCTGATGATGATATTATTCGTTTTGAATATACGAAAAAAAATAACAAAGATAACGGTCCAGCTCTAGTAGGCATTGAGCTTAAAAGAAGTGAAGACTTTGAAGATCTGCTTACTCGTATGAAAACACATGACATCGAATATATCGAAGTGAATAAAGATAAAAACCTCTTTAACTTGCTTGTCTAA
- a CDS encoding ABC transporter ATP-binding protein, which translates to MDNIITFSNVSKKYGATKALNNVSFQITKGGIIGLVGANGSGKSTLLKLIAGLVKKTDGEIRVDGDVVTRLIGKKVAFLAEVDSLYDFFTVKETISFSASVFPDFDEQKALGIILALEVEPDKKVGELSKGNRARVKIAVALSRKVPLLIMDEPLSGLDPLVREDIIKMIAKYVEIEDQTLIISTHEVTEIEPLLEHVLLVKNGEIVLSANVEDLREKKGQSVLDAMREVLG; encoded by the coding sequence ATGGATAATATCATTACTTTTTCAAATGTATCAAAAAAATATGGTGCGACGAAGGCTCTTAATAATGTCAGTTTTCAAATTACTAAAGGTGGAATCATTGGATTAGTTGGCGCAAATGGTAGTGGGAAATCAACGTTATTAAAGTTAATTGCCGGGTTAGTAAAGAAAACAGATGGTGAAATCCGGGTCGATGGTGATGTTGTTACAAGGTTAATTGGCAAAAAAGTTGCGTTTTTAGCTGAAGTTGATTCGTTATATGATTTTTTTACAGTAAAAGAAACAATTTCTTTTTCAGCTAGTGTTTTTCCAGACTTTGATGAACAAAAAGCACTAGGAATTATCTTAGCTCTTGAAGTTGAGCCAGACAAAAAGGTCGGGGAATTATCAAAGGGTAACAGAGCTCGGGTCAAAATTGCTGTCGCATTATCGAGAAAAGTACCACTACTGATTATGGATGAACCTTTGTCAGGATTAGATCCGCTAGTTAGAGAAGACATCATCAAGATGATTGCGAAATATGTCGAAATAGAGGATCAGACGTTAATCATCTCTACTCATGAAGTAACCGAAATTGAACCATTATTGGAACATGTTCTGCTAGTAAAAAATGGTGAAATTGTTTTGTCGGCAAATGTTGAAGACTTACGTGAAAAGAAAGGTCAAAGTGTCTTAGACGCAATGAGGGAGGTGCTCGGGTGA